The following proteins come from a genomic window of Paramicrobacterium humi:
- the yicI gene encoding alpha-xylosidase — MKFTDGFWQIRPGIDALYAQEAHDIEHIGDRVRVTAPTRVIATRGDTLNRPALTVTLSSPLEGVVRVRIENHRGSAHDRGFELVGATDPAVDIRVSESEGVLTSGSLTARVTAGTPWNLAFESAGRVLTRSGAKSIGRIDAGADAALAVEPVGEVGASENGRPTASRYLHSQLSLGVGELVYGLGERFGPFVKNGQSVDIWNADGGTSSEQSYKNVPFYLTNRGYGVLVNHPEHVSFEVGSEAVEQVQFSVAGEVLEYLVIDGPTPKDVLERYTRLTGRPAKVPAWSYGLWLSTSFTTDYDEKTVSSFIDGMASRDLPLSVFHFDCFWMREFNWTDFEWDARVFPDPDGMLRRLHDKDLRISVWMNPYIAQRGSAYDEAVAGDFLVKKPNGDIWQWDMWQAGMALVDFTNPAAVAWYQGKLRALLEQGVDAIKTDFGERIPTDVVWHDGTDPGIMHNLYTQLYNRAVFDVLEEFRGEGEAVLFARSATAGGQQMPVHWGGDNSSSFESMAETLRGGLSLAMSGFGFWSHDIGGFEGMPDAAVFKRWVAFGLLSSHSRLHGSTSYRVPWLFDDGTEEAGQSAVDVTRRFTRLKLELMPYLYQVGLEAHATGLPFMRPMQLEFAGDPAVDNLDRQYMIGDSLLVAPVFSATGEVQYYLPAGRWTNYLTGESADGGVWRTETHGFDSIPLWVREGSVIPVGARADRPDYDYLDGLTVKVFPGGGAGGRDVTVTTPEGGAATFHATWDGESVAVTSDATGAWTWESAAPAGR; from the coding sequence ATGAAGTTCACCGACGGATTCTGGCAGATCCGGCCAGGCATCGACGCCCTCTACGCCCAGGAGGCGCACGACATCGAGCACATCGGCGACAGGGTGCGCGTCACCGCGCCGACCCGGGTGATCGCCACGCGCGGTGACACGCTCAACCGGCCCGCGCTCACGGTGACCCTCTCGAGCCCGCTCGAGGGCGTCGTTCGCGTGCGCATCGAGAACCACCGCGGCTCCGCGCACGACCGCGGCTTCGAACTCGTCGGCGCGACGGACCCCGCGGTCGACATCCGGGTGTCCGAGTCGGAGGGCGTGCTGACGAGCGGGTCGCTCACGGCGCGCGTCACCGCGGGGACGCCGTGGAACCTCGCGTTCGAATCCGCGGGCCGCGTGCTCACGCGAAGCGGGGCGAAGTCGATCGGCCGCATCGACGCGGGGGCGGATGCCGCTCTCGCGGTCGAGCCGGTCGGCGAAGTGGGCGCGTCCGAGAACGGTCGCCCCACGGCATCCCGATACCTGCACAGTCAGCTGTCGCTCGGCGTCGGGGAGCTCGTCTACGGACTGGGGGAGCGCTTCGGCCCGTTCGTGAAGAACGGGCAGAGCGTCGACATCTGGAACGCCGACGGCGGAACCTCGAGCGAGCAGTCGTACAAGAACGTCCCGTTCTATCTCACGAACCGCGGCTACGGGGTGCTCGTGAATCACCCCGAGCACGTGTCGTTCGAGGTGGGCAGCGAGGCCGTCGAGCAAGTGCAGTTCTCGGTCGCGGGCGAGGTGCTCGAGTACCTCGTCATCGACGGGCCGACGCCGAAGGACGTGCTCGAGCGGTACACGCGCCTCACCGGTCGGCCGGCGAAGGTTCCGGCGTGGTCGTACGGGCTGTGGCTCTCGACGAGCTTCACGACCGACTACGACGAGAAGACCGTGTCGAGCTTCATCGACGGCATGGCGAGCCGCGACCTGCCGCTCTCGGTGTTCCACTTCGACTGCTTCTGGATGCGCGAGTTCAACTGGACGGACTTCGAGTGGGACGCGCGCGTGTTCCCCGACCCCGACGGAATGCTTCGTCGCCTGCACGACAAGGACCTGCGCATCAGCGTGTGGATGAACCCGTACATCGCGCAGCGCGGCTCCGCGTACGACGAGGCCGTCGCGGGCGACTTCCTCGTGAAGAAGCCGAACGGCGACATCTGGCAGTGGGACATGTGGCAGGCGGGCATGGCGCTCGTCGACTTCACAAACCCCGCCGCCGTCGCGTGGTACCAGGGCAAGCTGCGCGCGCTTCTCGAGCAGGGCGTGGATGCGATCAAGACCGACTTCGGCGAGCGCATCCCGACCGACGTCGTCTGGCATGACGGCACGGACCCCGGCATCATGCACAACCTCTACACGCAGCTCTACAACCGGGCCGTGTTCGACGTGCTCGAGGAGTTCCGCGGCGAGGGCGAGGCCGTGCTGTTCGCGCGAAGCGCGACGGCGGGTGGCCAGCAGATGCCCGTGCACTGGGGCGGCGACAACTCGTCGTCGTTCGAGTCGATGGCGGAGACCCTGCGCGGCGGCCTCTCGCTCGCGATGAGCGGCTTCGGCTTCTGGAGCCACGACATCGGCGGGTTCGAGGGCATGCCGGATGCCGCGGTCTTCAAGCGCTGGGTCGCCTTCGGGCTGCTCTCGAGCCACTCCCGGCTGCACGGCTCGACGAGCTACCGCGTGCCGTGGCTGTTCGACGACGGCACGGAGGAGGCCGGCCAGAGCGCCGTCGACGTGACGCGCCGCTTCACACGGCTCAAGCTCGAGCTCATGCCCTACCTCTACCAGGTGGGCCTCGAGGCGCACGCGACGGGGCTTCCGTTCATGCGGCCCATGCAGCTCGAGTTCGCGGGCGACCCCGCCGTCGACAACCTCGACCGGCAGTACATGATCGGCGACAGCCTCCTCGTCGCTCCCGTGTTCAGCGCGACCGGCGAGGTGCAGTACTACCTGCCCGCGGGGCGCTGGACCAACTACCTCACAGGGGAGAGCGCAGACGGCGGCGTGTGGCGCACCGAGACGCACGGCTTCGACAGCATCCCGCTGTGGGTGCGCGAGGGCTCCGTCATTCCGGTCGGCGCGCGCGCCGACCGACCCGACTACGACTACCTCGACGGGCTCACCGTGAAGGTGTTCCCCGGCGGCGGAGCGGGCGGTCGCGATGTGACGGTGACCACTCCCGAGGGAGGGGCCGCGACGTTCCACGCGACATGGGACGGCGAGAGCGTCGCCGTGACGTCGGACGCGACGGGCGCGTGGACGTGGGAGAGCGCCGCTCCGGCGGGACGGTGA
- a CDS encoding ABC transporter permease subunit — protein MTTAVATPTSPLDGIRLRFSGLLRSEWIKLRSLRSTLWCYLLIILATAGFAALMALSSNVGGDVLPQATQNAMTVQYLTVGGNFTSLIAAVLGVLVISGEYTTGMIRTTYTAAPGRLSAYAAKAVVLTVVTFIVGLASIAAALAVSLPLFAANGVSPDLGDPAVALPLVGAAGFLALIALLSFSLGAILRNSAGGIAAAVGLLFVAPIGISLVGGFTGAAWAQNIGTILPGNVGAALYAYTGEGSGPAPEPGVVDGVLVLDQTWSLVVFAAWIVVGLVLGAILTKRRDV, from the coding sequence ATGACCACCGCAGTCGCCACCCCCACCTCGCCGCTCGACGGCATCCGCCTTCGCTTCAGCGGCCTGCTGCGCTCGGAGTGGATCAAGCTGCGCAGCCTGCGCTCCACGCTCTGGTGCTATCTGCTCATCATCCTCGCGACAGCGGGCTTCGCGGCGCTCATGGCGCTGTCTTCCAACGTCGGCGGGGATGTTCTGCCGCAGGCGACGCAGAACGCGATGACCGTGCAGTATCTGACCGTCGGCGGCAACTTCACGTCGCTGATCGCAGCGGTGCTCGGGGTTCTCGTCATCAGCGGCGAGTACACGACCGGAATGATCCGCACGACCTACACGGCCGCGCCGGGGCGCTTGAGCGCGTATGCCGCGAAAGCCGTCGTGCTCACGGTCGTCACCTTCATCGTCGGGCTCGCCTCGATCGCGGCGGCGCTCGCGGTCTCGCTCCCGCTGTTCGCCGCGAACGGCGTCTCGCCCGATCTCGGCGACCCGGCCGTCGCGCTGCCTCTTGTCGGCGCAGCGGGCTTCCTCGCCCTGATCGCGCTTCTGTCGTTCTCGCTCGGCGCGATCCTGCGCAACTCGGCGGGCGGCATCGCCGCGGCCGTCGGACTCCTGTTCGTCGCGCCGATCGGCATCAGCCTCGTCGGCGGATTCACGGGAGCCGCCTGGGCGCAGAACATCGGCACGATCCTGCCGGGCAACGTGGGCGCCGCCCTGTACGCCTACACCGGAGAGGGCTCCGGACCGGCCCCGGAGCCGGGCGTCGTCGACGGCGTGCTCGTTCTCGATCAGACGTGGTCGCTCGTCGTGTTCGCCGCGTGGATCGTGGTCGGCCTGGTTCTCGGCGCCATTCTGACGAAGCGCCGCGACGTGTAG
- a CDS encoding carbohydrate ABC transporter permease — translation MATVMMTTGTAQKRRPGGKNRKTAGDWLILAIAIVIGFFIAVPFLMILINSFKSPADYNASGPLALPTEIYTDGIVKFWERVNFPEKLWNSVFISGLVAVFAVVISMFNAFALGIGRIKGRTWIVVLILLANMLPQEVLLYPLYFMFKQVGLYDSQWAVIIIFTVIQSAFGTYLLASVYGTFPKELLEAASLDGASRWRILWNVVFPISRPTLSVLLIFFFIWTWNEFLIPLTFLVSNATQTVPVAITVLQGDRLMDVTTTSASALLGLIPTLIFFLIFQRTLTRGITAGAVK, via the coding sequence ATGGCCACCGTCATGATGACGACCGGAACCGCGCAGAAGCGCCGTCCCGGCGGAAAGAACCGCAAGACCGCGGGCGACTGGCTGATCCTCGCGATCGCGATCGTGATCGGCTTCTTCATCGCCGTGCCGTTCCTGATGATCCTCATCAACTCGTTCAAGTCGCCCGCCGACTACAACGCCTCCGGCCCGCTCGCCCTGCCGACGGAGATCTACACCGACGGCATCGTCAAGTTCTGGGAGCGCGTCAACTTCCCCGAGAAGCTGTGGAACAGCGTCTTCATCTCCGGCCTCGTCGCCGTGTTCGCCGTCGTGATCTCGATGTTCAACGCGTTCGCGCTCGGCATCGGCCGCATCAAGGGGCGCACGTGGATCGTCGTGCTCATCCTGCTCGCGAACATGCTGCCGCAGGAGGTGCTGCTCTACCCGCTGTACTTCATGTTCAAGCAGGTCGGGCTGTACGACAGCCAGTGGGCCGTGATCATCATCTTCACCGTCATCCAGTCCGCGTTCGGCACCTACTTGCTCGCGTCGGTGTACGGCACGTTCCCGAAGGAGCTGCTCGAGGCGGCATCCCTCGACGGCGCGAGCCGCTGGCGCATCCTCTGGAACGTGGTCTTCCCCATCTCGCGGCCGACGCTGAGCGTTCTGCTCATCTTCTTCTTCATCTGGACCTGGAACGAGTTCCTGATCCCGCTCACCTTCCTCGTGAGCAACGCGACACAGACCGTGCCCGTGGCGATCACGGTGCTGCAGGGCGACCGGCTCATGGACGTGACCACGACGAGCGCCTCGGCGCTGCTCGGCCTGATCCCCACGCTCATCTTCTTCCTCATCTTCCAACGCACCCTCACTCGGGGCATCACCGCAGGAGCAGTCAAGTAA
- a CDS encoding multidrug effflux MFS transporter, which translates to MASAFHTGTTRGRTPLVTTVVHPGDALTGRQRLVYILVLGGLTALGPFTIDLYLPAFPVLTEEFGVPDSVIQLTLTGTTIGFAVGQLFMGPWSDKVGRRLPLIIATSVHVFASLAASVSQDVIVLTVFRVLQGAGAAAGGVVAMAMVRDLFGGKPLVRMLSRLALVNGLAPILAPVIGSQLLLLMPWRGLFWFLAAYGIVVVSCVAAFIVETLPTERRVGKGHSTTLERYRNVFGDRIFVGVAIMGAMNFSGLFSYLSSSPFLFQELYALDAQQYGLLFGVNSLGVVIGVQISSRLMRWYGPQWVLATTTIVQLLSAASMFILATTDAGLLGVLIPLFFYIMACGFSFPAVQVLGLVNHGHEAGTAASLLGALNFGVAGITSPLVGALGVSTQTMSSVMAGTAVVSIASLWAIVRPRSVPALSD; encoded by the coding sequence ATGGCATCCGCTTTCCACACTGGCACCACTAGAGGCAGGACACCCCTCGTGACCACCGTCGTGCATCCCGGTGACGCGCTCACCGGCCGTCAGAGGCTCGTCTACATCCTCGTGCTCGGCGGCCTCACCGCGCTCGGCCCCTTCACGATCGACCTGTACCTGCCCGCGTTCCCCGTGCTCACCGAGGAGTTCGGGGTCCCGGACTCGGTGATCCAGCTCACCCTCACGGGAACGACGATCGGTTTCGCCGTCGGTCAGCTGTTCATGGGGCCGTGGAGCGACAAGGTAGGTCGTCGGCTGCCGCTCATCATCGCGACGAGCGTGCACGTGTTCGCGAGCCTCGCCGCCTCCGTCTCGCAAGACGTCATCGTCCTCACGGTGTTCCGCGTGCTGCAGGGTGCGGGAGCGGCGGCGGGCGGCGTCGTCGCGATGGCGATGGTGCGCGACCTGTTCGGCGGCAAGCCGCTCGTGCGGATGCTGTCGCGCCTCGCTCTTGTGAACGGCCTCGCGCCGATCCTCGCTCCCGTCATCGGCTCGCAGCTGCTGCTGCTCATGCCCTGGCGCGGGCTGTTCTGGTTCCTCGCGGCCTACGGCATCGTCGTCGTCTCCTGCGTCGCCGCGTTCATCGTCGAGACCCTCCCGACCGAGCGCCGCGTCGGGAAGGGGCACAGCACGACCCTCGAGCGCTATCGCAATGTCTTCGGCGACCGCATCTTCGTCGGCGTCGCCATCATGGGCGCCATGAACTTCTCCGGCCTGTTCTCGTACCTGTCGAGCTCGCCGTTCCTTTTCCAGGAGCTCTACGCGCTCGACGCGCAGCAGTATGGCCTGCTGTTCGGCGTGAACTCGCTCGGCGTCGTCATCGGCGTGCAGATCTCATCGCGGCTCATGCGCTGGTACGGCCCGCAGTGGGTGCTCGCGACGACGACGATCGTGCAGCTGCTGTCAGCGGCATCCATGTTCATTCTCGCCACGACCGACGCCGGCCTGCTCGGAGTGCTCATCCCGCTGTTCTTCTACATCATGGCGTGCGGATTCAGCTTCCCGGCCGTGCAAGTGCTCGGCCTCGTGAACCACGGCCACGAGGCGGGGACCGCGGCGTCTCTGCTCGGCGCGCTCAACTTCGGCGTCGCCGGCATCACCTCGCCGCTCGTCGGCGCGCTCGGGGTGAGCACGCAGACGATGTCGTCGGTGATGGCCGGAACGGCTGTCGTGTCGATCGCCTCCCTGTGGGCGATCGTGCGGCCGCGCTCGGTGCCCGCGCTCAGCGACTAG
- a CDS encoding ABC transporter ATP-binding protein, protein MIELQHLSKRYGSKLAVDDITTTIRPGVVTGFLGPNGAGKSTTMRMIMGLDRPLSGSALIGGKPYVEHAAPLREVGALLEAKAVHTGRTAFNHLLALAATHGISKKRVTEVIELTGLGPVANKRVGGFSLGMGQRLGIAAALLGDPHTLILDEPVNGLDPEGVLWVRGLTRHLASEGRTVFLSSHLMSEMAQTADHVIVLGRGRILADAPIGELLAASHGNLVHVRTPQATALAETLAGPDVTVNPLDDGLLAVAGLEARQIGEAAAAAGIVLHELTPVGASLEDAYLELTHDAVEYRSEDAR, encoded by the coding sequence ATGATCGAACTCCAGCACCTGAGCAAACGGTACGGTTCAAAACTGGCCGTCGACGACATCACGACAACGATCCGGCCCGGCGTCGTCACGGGCTTTCTCGGACCGAACGGTGCCGGCAAGTCCACGACGATGCGCATGATCATGGGGCTCGACCGGCCGCTGTCGGGCTCGGCCCTCATCGGCGGGAAGCCGTACGTGGAGCACGCCGCTCCCCTGCGCGAGGTCGGCGCTCTGCTCGAGGCCAAGGCCGTTCACACGGGCCGCACCGCGTTCAACCACTTGCTCGCCCTCGCGGCGACCCACGGCATCTCCAAGAAGCGCGTCACCGAGGTCATCGAGCTGACGGGGCTCGGTCCCGTCGCGAACAAGCGCGTCGGCGGCTTCTCGCTCGGCATGGGCCAGCGCCTCGGCATCGCCGCGGCGCTGCTCGGCGACCCCCACACGCTGATTCTCGACGAGCCCGTGAACGGGCTTGACCCGGAAGGCGTGCTGTGGGTGCGCGGCCTCACTCGGCATCTGGCGAGCGAAGGACGCACCGTCTTCCTCTCCTCGCACCTCATGAGCGAGATGGCGCAGACCGCCGATCACGTGATCGTGCTCGGTCGCGGTCGCATCCTCGCCGACGCGCCGATCGGCGAGCTGCTCGCCGCGTCGCACGGCAACCTCGTGCACGTGCGCACGCCGCAGGCGACCGCGCTCGCGGAGACGCTCGCCGGCCCCGATGTCACCGTCAACCCGCTCGACGACGGGCTGCTCGCCGTCGCGGGGCTTGAGGCCCGCCAGATCGGCGAGGCCGCCGCGGCGGCCGGCATAGTGCTGCACGAGCTCACCCCTGTCGGCGCCTCGCTCGAGGACGCCTACCTTGAACTGACGCATGACGCCGTCGAGTACCGTTCGGAGGACGCACGATGA
- a CDS encoding carbohydrate ABC transporter permease — MAIADVQSRTAGSARSRQRTPAGLIPGASRKSYWLYLIPGLALLAVIIVIPLGWNVYLSFTDYRGIKPPEWTGLDNWVKLFGDATFWTSFGNSIAMILAMVILPTVLGLVLAAMLFDLIGRKFGGKLASFLRATYYLPQILPSVIAAIVIGWILRPQNGALNNVLGAVGLENLQHNWLGSPDTALISIMVIMIWVQLGYPVVIFMAALQRVDPELYEAAELDGANWFQRFRSITISIIRPEVFVVVLTCTIAALKVFGPVYALTRGGPGTSTIVPAYYAYSEFFQSQQVGYGATIATALTVVIAIVSVVFISFQTKLERKEEER; from the coding sequence ATGGCCATTGCAGATGTGCAGTCGCGCACTGCCGGCAGCGCGCGCTCGCGACAGCGCACCCCGGCCGGACTGATTCCCGGCGCCTCGAGGAAGTCGTACTGGCTCTACCTCATTCCCGGCCTCGCCCTGCTCGCCGTCATCATCGTCATCCCGCTCGGCTGGAACGTCTACTTGTCGTTCACCGACTACCGCGGCATCAAGCCGCCGGAGTGGACGGGGCTCGACAACTGGGTGAAGCTCTTCGGCGACGCGACGTTCTGGACCTCGTTCGGCAACTCGATCGCGATGATCCTCGCGATGGTGATCCTGCCGACCGTGCTCGGCCTCGTGCTCGCGGCCATGCTCTTCGACCTCATCGGCCGCAAGTTCGGCGGCAAGCTCGCGAGCTTCCTACGCGCGACCTACTACCTGCCGCAGATCCTGCCCTCGGTCATCGCCGCGATCGTGATCGGCTGGATCCTGCGCCCGCAGAACGGCGCCCTCAACAACGTGCTCGGCGCCGTCGGCCTCGAGAACCTGCAGCACAACTGGCTCGGCAGCCCCGACACCGCGCTCATCAGCATCATGGTCATCATGATCTGGGTGCAGCTCGGCTACCCGGTCGTGATCTTCATGGCGGCGCTGCAGCGCGTCGATCCGGAACTCTACGAGGCGGCGGAGCTCGACGGCGCGAACTGGTTCCAGCGCTTCCGCTCCATCACCATCAGCATCATCCGACCCGAGGTGTTCGTCGTCGTGCTCACCTGCACGATCGCGGCGCTCAAGGTGTTCGGCCCCGTCTACGCGCTCACGCGCGGCGGCCCCGGAACCTCGACGATCGTTCCCGCGTACTACGCGTACAGCGAGTTCTTCCAGTCGCAGCAGGTCGGCTACGGAGCCACGATCGCGACGGCCCTCACCGTCGTGATCGCGATCGTGAGCGTCGTGTTCATCTCGTTTCAGACGAAACTCGAGCGCAAGGAGGAGGAGCGCTGA
- a CDS encoding LacI family DNA-binding transcriptional regulator gives MANIHDVAKAAGVSISTVSYALSGKRSIGEETRRRIADAVRELGYRPNAGARMLASTRTNIFAVTAPLHSGTYEPAHMAFVLAVTRAARAYDYDVLLLTEDEATKGLRRVAASRLVDGVIVLDVSKDDERTKLLRELDIPAVVIGIPDDTEELVCVDLDFRAAAEQSVRRLADLGHRRIGLLGHPEQIYARGSNFPHRFRAGFLDAASALGVDAAFAMPGHGPVGVRAALDELFEKQPDMTGLVLNCEEPIQASVLDILADRGVRVPEDLSVISACSSFDTTRFHPPLDVIPLVAAETCVRAVELVVEQIAGAEGPHVELVPPHYSEHGSTAPVPDLRDAR, from the coding sequence TTGGCGAACATTCACGATGTCGCGAAGGCGGCCGGCGTGTCGATCAGCACCGTCTCGTACGCGCTGAGCGGCAAACGGTCGATCGGGGAGGAGACCCGGCGGCGCATCGCCGACGCGGTGCGCGAGCTCGGCTACCGGCCGAACGCGGGTGCGCGCATGCTCGCGAGCACGCGGACGAACATCTTCGCCGTGACCGCCCCGCTGCATTCCGGCACGTACGAGCCCGCGCACATGGCGTTCGTGCTCGCCGTGACGCGCGCGGCCCGCGCGTACGACTACGACGTGCTGCTGCTCACAGAGGACGAGGCCACGAAGGGACTGCGCCGGGTCGCGGCGAGCCGCCTCGTCGACGGGGTGATCGTCCTCGACGTGTCGAAGGACGACGAGCGCACGAAGCTGCTGCGGGAGCTCGACATCCCCGCTGTCGTCATCGGGATTCCCGACGACACCGAGGAGCTCGTGTGCGTCGACCTCGACTTCCGCGCCGCGGCCGAGCAGTCGGTGCGTCGCCTCGCGGACCTGGGGCACCGCCGCATCGGACTCCTCGGCCACCCGGAGCAGATCTACGCGCGCGGCTCGAACTTCCCGCACCGCTTCCGCGCCGGCTTCCTCGACGCCGCGTCTGCGCTCGGCGTCGACGCAGCCTTCGCCATGCCGGGGCACGGCCCGGTCGGGGTCCGCGCGGCTCTCGACGAGCTGTTCGAGAAGCAGCCCGACATGACGGGGCTCGTTCTCAATTGCGAGGAGCCGATCCAGGCCTCCGTTCTCGACATCCTCGCCGACCGCGGCGTGCGCGTGCCCGAAGACCTCTCGGTCATCTCGGCGTGCTCGAGCTTCGACACGACGCGATTCCACCCGCCGCTCGACGTCATCCCGCTCGTGGCCGCCGAGACGTGCGTGCGCGCCGTCGAGCTCGTCGTCGAGCAGATCGCGGGAGCGGAGGGACCGCACGTCGAGCTCGTACCGCCGCACTACAGCGAGCACGGCTCGACGGCTCCCGTCCCCGACCTGCGCGACGCTCGCTAG
- a CDS encoding RidA family protein encodes MTLPLPVDPPHLATSPAFAHGMIAPPGRTLYVGGQNGVDGHGALLDGLGSQTEQALRNLLAVLAEAGSGPEYVVKLTIYLASGVDPTEAYAATASVWGGRRTAVTVLAVTPAKPGALVEIDAVAVVPER; translated from the coding sequence ATGACTCTTCCCCTTCCCGTCGATCCGCCCCACCTGGCGACGAGCCCCGCCTTTGCCCACGGCATGATCGCCCCGCCCGGTCGCACGCTGTACGTCGGCGGTCAGAACGGCGTCGATGGCCACGGGGCCCTGCTCGATGGCCTCGGTTCGCAGACGGAGCAGGCGCTGCGGAACCTGCTCGCCGTGCTCGCCGAGGCGGGCAGCGGGCCCGAGTACGTCGTCAAGCTCACGATCTACCTCGCGAGCGGAGTCGACCCGACGGAAGCGTACGCCGCGACCGCGTCGGTGTGGGGCGGCCGGCGCACAGCAGTGACGGTGCTCGCCGTGACGCCCGCGAAGCCCGGTGCTCTCGTGGAGATCGACGCTGTCGCCGTCGTCCCCGAGCGCTGA
- a CDS encoding ROK family transcriptional regulator, with protein sequence MAVRGNNLDTVRRHNLSTVIGLVHRDGPLSRSELTALTGLNRSTVAALVTELTELGLAVELSPDATRKVGRPSPLVTANRNAVALAVNPEIDAITVAVVGLDMSVRSLVRREVEAAPSPSEAVRMTASLVAELRDELPTGAAVLGLGAAVPGLVHSADGVVRLAPHLGWQDVPIAEMLREATGLPAWAGNDASLGAVAERLFGAGNGVTDLIYLNGGASGIGGGMIFGGELLGGIGGFAGEFGHTRVAGAAVPGAALEDEVNRARLLEALGLGVADADQLEAALLSATDADAVEEIDRQVDMLSTALRNAINILNPALVVLGGFLGSLHAARTEQMTRLVGLQTLGPAFEDVAITRAALGDEILVIGAAELVFQNVLSDPAARRGSGIQ encoded by the coding sequence GTGGCAGTTCGCGGCAACAACCTCGACACCGTCCGCCGGCACAACCTGTCGACCGTCATCGGCCTTGTGCACCGCGACGGTCCGCTGTCGCGCTCAGAACTGACCGCGCTCACGGGACTCAACCGGTCAACCGTCGCAGCCCTCGTCACCGAGCTCACCGAGCTCGGCCTCGCTGTCGAGCTCTCGCCCGATGCGACCCGCAAGGTCGGCCGCCCCTCGCCGCTCGTCACGGCGAACCGCAACGCTGTCGCCCTCGCCGTGAACCCCGAGATCGACGCCATCACCGTCGCCGTCGTCGGCCTCGACATGTCGGTGCGCTCCCTCGTGCGCCGGGAAGTCGAGGCCGCCCCGAGCCCGAGCGAGGCCGTACGCATGACGGCGAGCCTCGTCGCCGAGCTCCGAGACGAGCTCCCGACCGGAGCGGCCGTGCTGGGTCTCGGGGCGGCGGTCCCCGGCCTCGTGCACAGCGCCGACGGTGTCGTGCGGCTCGCCCCGCACCTCGGCTGGCAGGACGTCCCGATCGCCGAGATGCTGCGCGAAGCGACGGGACTTCCCGCGTGGGCCGGCAACGACGCGAGCCTCGGCGCGGTCGCCGAGAGACTCTTCGGAGCGGGGAACGGCGTCACCGACCTCATCTACCTCAACGGCGGCGCGAGCGGCATCGGCGGCGGGATGATCTTCGGCGGTGAGCTGCTCGGCGGCATCGGCGGATTCGCCGGCGAATTCGGCCACACGCGCGTCGCCGGCGCGGCCGTTCCCGGCGCCGCCCTCGAGGACGAGGTCAATCGGGCCCGGCTGCTCGAGGCGCTCGGTCTCGGGGTCGCTGACGCCGATCAGCTCGAGGCCGCGCTTCTGTCCGCGACCGACGCCGACGCCGTCGAGGAGATCGACCGGCAGGTCGACATGCTCTCGACGGCGCTGCGGAACGCGATAAACATCCTGAACCCCGCGCTCGTCGTGCTCGGCGGCTTCCTCGGCAGCCTGCACGCCGCCCGCACCGAGCAGATGACGCGGCTCGTCGGACTGCAGACGCTCGGGCCCGCCTTCGAGGACGTCGCGATCACGCGCGCCGCTCTCGGCGACGAGATCCTCGTCATCGGCGCGGCGGAGCTCGTGTTCCAGAACGTGCTGTCGGATCCGGCGGCGCGGCGCGGCTCCGGCATCCAGTAA